The following are encoded in a window of Kogia breviceps isolate mKogBre1 chromosome 10, mKogBre1 haplotype 1, whole genome shotgun sequence genomic DNA:
- the PRSS50 gene encoding LOW QUALITY PROTEIN: probable threonine protease PRSS50 (The sequence of the model RefSeq protein was modified relative to this genomic sequence to represent the inferred CDS: inserted 1 base in 1 codon; deleted 2 bases in 1 codon) — MELWCGALAVSRSPPRPRTSALDHAGLLLMLLLLLLLLLRPAGCLGAGEVPGALSTDAPADLGAPCAPSATCPSGGCHFPRKAATSQPPRTLQYSASTADEAYGFSYERDPTLRDPEAMAWRWPWMVSVRANGTHIYAGTLTDSEWVLTVAHCMIHDVTYSVRVGSPWVDQISKSTVDVLAQQVIVNSHHWSHRYWSGVTQAKDCIALLKLERPLKYNKYIWPICLPGLDYALKDHALCTVTGWGLPRVDGVWPQFRTIQEKEVTILNSTECESLYHRFSKIPSLIQIINSQMICAKDXQQEQFCYEISGEPLACPVESIWYLVGMVSWGPGCKKSKALPIYPHISSCQQWERLNGQTLPAPSRALLLALLLPLNLLAVL; from the exons ATGGAGCTCTGGTGTGGGGCGCTGGCCGTCAGCCGCAGTCCCCCGCGCCCCCGGACGTCCGCCCTTGACCACGCCGGGCTCCTGCTGATGCTACTGCtgttactgctgctgctgcttcggCCCGCGG GTTGCTTGGGCGCTGGCGAAGTGCCGGGGGCACTGTCCACGGATGCCCCCGCCGACCTTGGCGCCCCCTGTGCCCCCAGTGCCACCTGTCCCTCGGGCGGATGTCACTTTCCCCGGAAGGCTGCCACTAGCCAGCCGCCCAGGACCCTTCAGTACTCTGCTTCAACAGCCGACGAGG CCTATGGCTTCTCCTATGAGCGGGACCCCACCCTCAGGGATCCGGAGGCCATGGCTTGGCGGTGGCCATGGATGGTCAGTGTGCGGGCCAATGGCACACATATCTATGCAGGCACCCTCACTGACTCCGAGTGGGTGCTGACCGTGGCCCACTGCATGATCCA TGATGTTACCTATTCAGTGAGGGTGGGGAGTCCATGGGTTGACCAGATATCCAAGTCTACTGTCGACGTCCTGGCACAGCAGGTCATCGTGAACAGCCATCATTGGTCCCATCGGTACTGGTCCGGGGTCACCCAGGCCAAGGAC TGCATTGCCCTACTTAAGCTTGAGCGGCCACTTAAGTACAACAAGTATATCTGGCCCATCTGCCTGCCTGGCTTGGACTATGCGCTAAAGGACCACGCCCTCTGCACTGTGACAGGCTGGGGACTCCCCAGGGTTGATG GTGTGTGGCCCCAGTTTAGGACCATCCAGGAGAAGGAAGTCACTATCCTGAACAGCACAGAGTGTGAAAGCCTCTACCACAGGTTCTCCAAAATCCCCTCTCTGATTCAGATCATCAACTCCCAGATGATTTGTGCAAAGG GTCAACAGGAACAGTTTTGCTAT gAGATAAGTGGTGAGCCCTTGGCCTGTCCTGTGGAGAGCATATGGTACCTGGTGGGAATGGTGAGCTGGGGCCCAGGCTGCAAGAAGAGCAAGGCCCTGCCCATCTACCCACACATCTCCTCCTGCCAGCAGTGGGAACGCCTCAATGGGCAGACTCTGCCAGCCCCATCCAGGGCCCTGCTTCTGGCACTCTTGCTGCCCCTCAACCTCCTTGCTGTCCTCTGA
- the TMIE gene encoding transmembrane inner ear expressed protein isoform X2, producing MAGQRLGAGPLWALGGAALGVCLAGVAGQLVEPSTAPPKPKPPPLTKETVVFWDMRLWHVVGIFSLFVLSIIITLCCVFNCRVPRTRKEIEARYLQRKAAKMYTDKLETVPPLNELTEIPGGDKKKKKKDSVDTVAIKVEEDEKNEAKKKEEK from the exons ATGGCGGGGCAGCGGCTAGGCGCGGGGCCGCTCTGGGCGCTGGGCGGCGCCGCCCTGGGGGTTTGCCTCGCGGGGGTCGCCGGGCAGCTGGTGGAG CCCAGCACGGCCCCACCCAAGCCCAAGCCGCCCCCGCTGACCAAGGAGACGGTGGTGTTCTGGGATATGCGCCTGTGGCACGTGGTGGGCATCTTCTCGCTCTTCGTGTTGTCCATCA TTATCACTCTTTGCTGTGTCTTCAACTGCCGCGTGCCACGGACCCGGAAGGAGATTGAAGCCCGGTACCTACAGCGAAAGGCAGCCAAGATGTACACGGACAAACTAGAGACTGTACCACCCCTCAATGAGCTCACAGAAATCCCTGGAG GtgataagaagaagaagaagaaggacagTGTGGATACAGTGGCCATCAAGGTAGAGGAGGATGAGAAGAATGAGgccaagaagaaagaagagaaatga
- the TMIE gene encoding transmembrane inner ear expressed protein isoform X1 produces the protein MFGLSECLLRAGPLSAPSQPLASAWLIPLSPDPQPSTAPPKPKPPPLTKETVVFWDMRLWHVVGIFSLFVLSIIITLCCVFNCRVPRTRKEIEARYLQRKAAKMYTDKLETVPPLNELTEIPGGDKKKKKKDSVDTVAIKVEEDEKNEAKKKEEK, from the exons ATGTTTGGACTGAGTGAGTGCTTGCTGAGAGCTGGGCCTCTCTCGGCCCCGTCCCAGCCCCTGGCCTCTGCCTGGCTCATTCCACTCTCTCCTGACCCACAGCCCAGCACGGCCCCACCCAAGCCCAAGCCGCCCCCGCTGACCAAGGAGACGGTGGTGTTCTGGGATATGCGCCTGTGGCACGTGGTGGGCATCTTCTCGCTCTTCGTGTTGTCCATCA TTATCACTCTTTGCTGTGTCTTCAACTGCCGCGTGCCACGGACCCGGAAGGAGATTGAAGCCCGGTACCTACAGCGAAAGGCAGCCAAGATGTACACGGACAAACTAGAGACTGTACCACCCCTCAATGAGCTCACAGAAATCCCTGGAG GtgataagaagaagaagaagaaggacagTGTGGATACAGTGGCCATCAAGGTAGAGGAGGATGAGAAGAATGAGgccaagaagaaagaagagaaatga